The genomic DNA TCGCGCAGGCTTTCTCCTCCCCCGGCCCGTCCGACCACCGCCACCACGCGATAGGTCAGCTGCCACCGCGTGGGCGTGGTGTCCGTCGGCCGTAGCCACCCCACCTCCTGCAGTGTCAGCAGCGTTCGCTGCACGCTGCTCTTCGGCAGTCCTACCGTGCGCGCCAGCTCGGACAGACCGACCGGCTGGGCTTCGGCGACGGCCTCCAGAACACGGAACGCCGACACCACACTCTCTGTGGCCACGGTTGCTTCTCCCCTCGCGTGTGAGTTAGGTTACGCAGCATCGGTCTAACAGACGAACCACTGGTCCATTCTACGGACCGTTGTCAAGGGAGGTGATCATGACGGCGCAACTCATAGCTCTGGCGATCTTCGTCGCGGTATTCGCAATCGCCGCGGTGCGCAACGTCAACATCGGCATCGTGATGTTCCCGGTGGCGTGCATCGTCGGCCTGTTCCTCGCCGACCTGAGCCTGTCGGACATCATCAGCGGCTTCCCGCTGAGCATCCTGGTGCTCCTGGTCGGCGTGACGTACTTCTTCGGGATCGCCCACAGCAACGGCACTATCGACTGGCTGATCCAGGCCTCCCTGGCGCGGGTGGGCAACCGCGATGCACTCTTCCCCGCGGTGTTCTTCGCGCTGACCGCTCTCATCTCGGCAATGGGCGCACCCCTCGGCGGGCTCGTCATGGCACCCATGGGCATGAGCATCGCGCACAAGCGCGGTATCGATCCGATGCTGATGGCGCTGGCCATGGGCTGCGGTCTGAGCGCCGGCGCCTTCGCCCCCACCAGCTTGTTCGGCATCATCACCTGGGGCACCGCCGCCGAGGCGGGCATCGAGCTGAGCCCGCTGCTGCTCTTCGGCGTGGCCGCCGCACTGAACCTCGTCCTGCTGGTGGTCGCCTACCTGCTCTTCGGCCGTCGCAAGCGCGAGAACGTCGAAGCACCAGCCTTCAGCGAGGCCATGGTGGCGCGCGGCGCCGCACTGCCGCAATACGGCGGATCGACGCTGGACATCGACGGACCCGACAACGACGACGACCTGAAGGCACCCGGGCGGCCCACCGGCATGCAGGTGCTGACCATCGCGATGATGGTGGTGCTGGTCGGCGCCGTCGTGGTGATGTCGCTGCTCGGCCTGACCCCAGACATCGGGGTGCTCGGTTTCGGACTCGGCGCGGCGGCAGCGCTGATGGACGCCAACTCCGGCAAGAAGGCCATGAGCCGGATCGACTGGGGCTCAGTGCTTCTGGTCGGCGGCATCATCACCTACGTGGGTGTGCTGACCGAGATGGGCGTGGTGGACATGCTGGGCGAGGGCGCCGTCCACCTGGGCTCGCCGCTGGTGGCGGCGGTGCTGCTGTGCGCCGCGGCCGGCCTGATCTCCGCGTTTGCGTCGACCACCGGCATGCTGGCCGCTCTGGTGCCGCTGGCACTTCCGCTGATCGCCGAAGGTGGCATCCCCGGGTGGGCGCTGATCTGCGCCATCGGCGTGTGTGCCTCGATCGTCGACGTGTCACCGTTCTCCACCGTCGGTGCCACCTATGTGGCCACCACCGTCGACGAGGAGGCCCGGCCGCGGATGACCAAGCTGCTGACCCGGTGGGGCCTGTCGATGGTGGTGATCGGCCCGGTGGCGCTGACCCTGGTGCTGATCCTGCCCGGAATGGCGTTCTCATGACCGAGACACTGTTGCGCGCCCTGCGCGACCGCGCAGAGGACCGGTTCGTCACCGTCGATGGTGAAACGCTGTCCCACCGCGCGTTGTACGACGCCGCTTCGGGTTTCGCCGCTGCAGTCCTCGGCAACGGGGATGCTCCCGTCGTCGCGGTTTGCGCGGTCCCCACCATGACGACGGTCGTGGCGGTCACCGGCGCCCTCCTCGGTGGCGTGCCGGTGGTCCCCGTCCCACCCGACGCCGGGACCGCGGAGGTGGCGCACATCGTCACCGACTCCGGGGCCACCTGCTGGGTGGGACCGCCGCGCGACGGGGTTGACCTGCCCGTACTGGAACCCGGATCCGCGGGTGACGGTGCGCTGCCGGCACAGACAGGTGCCCCCGAGCGGCCGGCGATGATCCTCTACACCTCGGGAACCACCGGAGCGCCCAAGGGTGTCCTGTTGAGCCGCAACGCCATTGCGGCGGGCATCGAAGGACTGGCCGATGCCTGGTCGTGGACCGCCGAGGACACCGTGGTGCACGGTCTGCCGCTGTTTCACACCCACGGCCTCATCCTCGGCGTCATCGGCTCGCTGCACCTCGGGTCCCAGCTGATCCACACCGGCAAGCCCACCCCCGAGCGGTACGCCGCCGCCGGCGGCACCATGTACTTCGGGGTACCCACCGTGTGGGCCAGGATCGTGCGTGACGAGGCGGCTGCGGGTGCGCTGGCATCGGCGCGGCTGTTGGTCTCCGGCAGCGCGCCGCTGCCGGTTCCGGTGTTCCAGCGCCTGGCCGAGCTCACCGGACTGGCGCCCGTGGAGCGTTACGGAATGACCGAGACCATGATCACCCTGAGCACCCGCGCCGACGGTGAACGTCGTCCCGGGTGGGTGGGGATGCCCATCGCCGGGGCGCAGACCCGCATCCAGTCCGACGACGGCCAGCCGGTGCCACACGACGGAGAATCCATCGGGCGGTTGCAGGTTCGCGGCACCATGCTCTTCGACGGCTATCTCAACCTCCCCGACGTCACGGCCGCCTGCTGGACCGACGACGGCTGGTTCGTCACCGGCGATCTGGCCGCCATCGACGAGTCGGGATTTCACCGCATCGTCGGGCGAGAGTCGGTGGACCTGATCAAGTCCGGCGGCTACCGCATCGGTGCCGGGGAGATCGAAACATCGCTGCTGGCCCGCTCCGAGGTGCACGAAGTAGCCGTGATCGGGATGGCCGACGACGACCTGGGCCAACGGATCGTGGCGTACGTGGTATCCGAAACCGGCTCCGGGAGTGAGGAACTCGCTGAACAGCTCATCGCCCATGTGGCCGATGACCTGTCCTGGCACAAGCGTCCCCGCGAGGTGCGCTTCGTGTCGTCACTGCCCCGCAACGCGATGGGCAAAGTCCAGAAGAAAGCACTGATGTGACCGATTCTTACGCACAGTTTCTCGGCGTCGAGGTGGAGAACTTCGGCAACGGCCACGCCACCGCAACACTGACCATCGGCGGTGACCACCTCAACCCCCACCGCACCGCCCACGGCGCACTGCTCTACAGCGTCATCGGCTCCGCGTTGGCCGCGGCCGCCAACAACGACACCCACAGCGGCGTGGTCAGCTCCATCCACGTGGACTATCTGGCGCCGGCCTATGAAGGTGACCAATTGGTGGCGGTCGCCGAGCTGGCCGAACGAGCAGCACGCGAGGACATCTTTGCCATCCGCTTGACCCGACCCGCTGATGCAGTGACTGTCGCGCGCGCCAGCGGCCGGGCGACGCGCCGGGAGAAGAAGCCCGCTTGACAGCGGTCGGATGCGCAACAACCAGTTAGGGGTCGTCGCCGGGCGGGTCCTCGTCTTCGGGTTCGTCGGGGGCGAGGATGCGGTCGGGGTGGTGATACGGGTTGGTGCGGGATTGGCCGCAGTCCAGTGCTTTCGGGGGGATCCACTCGGTGATGCCGTCTTCGGGGCGGTTGCGGGTGGTCCAGCCGGTGGTCTCGACCATGCGGTTGTCCGGGCCGCAGGCCAGGGTGAGGTCGGTGACGTCGGTGTTGCCGCCGTCTTTCCAGTCTTTGTTCGCGTGGTGGACTTCGGAGTGGTAGCCGTCGGCGGTGCAGCCCGGGGCGGTGCAGCCGCGGTGCTGGGCCAGCAGCACGATGCGTTGTCCCGGTGAGGCGACGCGGCGCGTGCGGCCGAGATGCAGCGGCACCCCTTTGTCGTCGAACAGTGCCAGCCAGAGGTAGGCGTGGGAGGCCATCCGGATGACGTCGCGCATCGGGATCAGGGTGCCGCCGGCGGTGAGTCCGTGTCCGGCTGCTTTCTCGAGGTCTTTGAGTTCGGTGCGGATGATGATCGTCGCCGGCAGCCCCTTGTGCTGTCCCAGCTCTTGGGAGGCCAGGATCGCTCGACCTGCCGCGAGGAACGCGTCGTGGTTGCGCTGACTCTGTGTCCGCGCATCCTTGGCTGCGACCTCGGGGTCGGGCTCCCCGTTCACCTGCGGGGCATCGTCAGCCGGGTTGCACATGCCGGGGGCCGCCAACTTCGCCTCCACGGCTTCCCACGTCGCCGCCGCCTCGGGGGTCAGGTACCCGGAGAAGGGAACCATCCCGTCGGGGCGCTGTTTACCGCGGCGCAGCCCGCGGCGGGCTTGGCGGTCGGTGTCGGTGAAGGTGCCGTCCTGATCGAGCAGGTACTTCAACCGGTCCGCAACAGCAGCGAACCCGTCAACCCCGAGAGTGCACGCATGCCGGGCCAGGTCGGTTTCGGCGGCCTCGCGGGCCTGGAAGTCCACCGACTGCGGCAGGGTGCGGAAGAACGACTTGATCTCGCTGACATGCTCAGGCCCCAATTGACCCTTCGCCTGCGCGGCCGCGACATTCGGCAGCGCCGGCGGCAGGGTTTCGCCGGTCAGCGCGGTGCGGGGGCCGAGGAGTTCGGCGTTCTTGAGGCGGCGGAAGGCTTCGGCTTCGCTGATCCGCAGCCGGGCGGCCAGGACTTTCGTGAAGCTGCTGGCGCCGAGCTCTTTCGGGGTGCATTCGGCGCGCAGACGTTGGTAGACCTTGTGGTCGAGCACAGGCTGTTGCCAGGCCAGGGTTTCGCGGCGCTGCTGCAGGTCCAACAACTCCAGTGCAGTGAACCCGTCGATCGACAGCGAGTTCATCTGAGCCTGAAGCTGTTCCATCTGCGTCAGGGCAGCCAGCATCGCCTCACGATCGGCGACAGCTGACGTTCCCATGCCTTCAAACTAGACCTGGGGTCCGACAAAAATTCGAACGATGTGACGTCAGATACCCAAGTGGCACAGGAGTTTTCAAGGCGTCACAGCGTCATGCCTTGCGGGCGACGACGAAGATGCGCCGGAAGGGGTAGAACGTGCGGCCGTCGGGACGGGCGGGGTAGGCCTGCGCCAGCAGCGGGGCCAGCTCGGCCCGATACTGCTGCCAGGCCTCCTCGGACAGCCGGCTCTTCACGGCGGTCAGTGCCGACCCGGTGATCCAGTCGAGAACCGGTGTCTGGCCGGTGAGTTCGTGGACATACGTGGTCTCCCAGGCGTCCACTGCGCAGCCGGCATCGGTCAACAGCTCGGCGTAGACCTCCGGTGCCGCAGTCACCGAATCCTGAAACGGGATGTCGCGCAACGCCTCGGCAAAGGTGTCGCGGCGGGCCACCTCCTGCAGCGCGCGGTGCGACGGCGCCTCGAAGTTGCCCGGCACCTGGAACGCCAGCCACGCCCCCGGTGCCAGCTCCCGCGCCCAGCGCACCACGAGCTCGGCGTGGTCGGGAATCCAGTGCAGCACTGCATTGGAGATCACCACATCGGTGTCGGCGGCGGGCTCCCACTCGGTGACACTGCCCACCGCCGCGTCGATGCCGCGCTCGCGGGCCGCCGCCACCATCTCCGGCGAGCTGTCCAGCGCCTCGATCCGCGCCTGCGGCCACCGCTGCGCCAACGTCGCGGTCAGGTTGCCCGGCCCGCAGCCCAGGTCCACCACCCGCCGCGGCTGCTTGGCGTCGATCCGCGCGGTCAGGTCGAAGAAGGGGCGGCCGCGGTGGTCGGCGAAGGCCAGATAGACGTCGGGGTTCCACATACCTGCCATCATGGCCACACCATGGGAGAAGCTGAAGAGGTCCGCAGGATCTGGGAGTCGCTGGGGCTGCCGGGCATCATCGACGTACACACCCACTTCATGCCCAAGCCGGTGATGGACAAGGTGTGGCAGTACTTCGACGCACAGGGCCCGCTGATCGGCCGACCCTGGCCCATCACCTACCGCGCCGACGAGGCCCAGCGCGTGCGCACCCTGCGCGAATTCGGGGTCTGGGCGTTCACCTCTCTGGTCTACCCGCACAAACCCGACATGGCGGCCTGGCTCAACCAGTGGGCGGCCCAGTTCGCCGCCCGGACCCCCGACTGCCTGGCCACCGCGACGTTCTATCCGGAACCCGGCGCCGGCGACTACGTGCACGCCGCCATCGCCGCGGGCACCCGGGTGTTCAAGGTGCACATCCAGGTCGGTGACTTCGAACCCAACGATCCCCTGCTCGACGCCTGCTGGGGTGCGATCGAGGACGCCGGGATCCCGGTGGTGATCCACTGCGGTTCAGGCCCGGTGCCGGGCAATTACACCGGCGCGGCACCCATCGCCCGGCTGCTGCGCCGCTATCCGCGGTTGCCGCTGGTGATCGCGCACATGGGCATGCCGGAGTACGGCGAGTTCCTGGACCTGTGCCTGACGCACGAGTTCGTGCGACTGGACACCACGATGGCCTTCACCGGCTTCTCCGAGGAGATGATGCCCTTTTCTCCCGACCTCACCCCGAAACTGCGCGACGCAGGTGAGCGGATCCTGTTCGGCAGCGACTTCCCGAACATCCCCTACCGCTACGCCGAGGCGCTGCGGGCCATCACCGAGCGGCCGGGCGTCGACGACGCCTGGGCGCGCGGCGTCCTGTTCGGCAATGCCGCCGCCCTCTTCGGCCTCGAATGACAACACCCGTTACCATCGGCGGTGGTGACTGACCCCATAGATCCGCCGATCCCGATCCTCGACGTGCCGGGCGCTGACGCCGGGCGGCGCGGACTGCCCGCCCGCTCGCAGCTCACAGCGGTGCAGCGGGCCACCGTGGATCTCTCGGTGATGGCCGATCTGGGATTGCGCACCGCGGTGGCATCGATGATCGGCGCGGCCATGCTCCCCACCATGGTCTCCGAGCTGTTCCGGCGCAGCACCATGTCCCGCGAACGCGAGGCCCTGAAGTTCTACGCCGACCTGGCCGCCGCGAAAGACCCCAAGGTGTCGTTCCCGGCCCCACCCGAGGCACCCGTGGTGACCGCCCGGCGGGCCAACCCCCTGGCTCAGTGGGTGGCGCACGGCGACGTGCACAACCTGAGTTTCCCCAGCTCGTTCCGCGCCATCAACCCCGAGCTACGGGAGCTGTGGAACGGGTTGGAGCGCAACAACACTGTGCGGGCCCAGCACTGGCGCCACGGGGACGGGCCCCGGCCCACCCTGTGTGTGATCCACGGCTTCATGGGTTCGGCGTACCTGGCCAACGGCCTGTTCTTCTCGTTGCCGTGGTTCTTCAAGTCCGGTTACGACGTGCTGCTGTACCTGATGCCGTTCCACGGCCAGCGCGCCGAGAAGGGTTCACCCTTCAGCGGTTTCGGTATCTTCGCCAACGGCATGGCCGGTTTCGCCGAGACCATGGCGCAGGCCATCCACGACTTCCGGTCGGTGCTCGATCATCTCGAGGCCAGCGGTGTGCCCAAGGTGGCGGTCACGGGTCTGTCGCTGGGTGGCTACACCTCGGCGCTGGCGGCGTCGGTGGACCACCGGATCCAGGCCGTCATCCCCAACGTTCCCGTCGTGACACCGGAAGCCGCATTCGACGACTGGTGGCCGGCCAACAAGCTGGTCAGCGTGGGCAGGCACAGCAGTGGAGTGTCCCGGGAGGCCTCGGTGGCAGCCTCGGCCTTCCACTCGCCGCTGAACTATCCGCCGCTGGTGCCCAAGGACCGCCGGCTGATCATCACCGGACTCGGCGACCGGCTGGCTCCGCCTGAGCAGGCCGAGGCGCTGTGGGAACACTGGGATCGCTGTGCGCTGCACTGGTTCCCGGGCAACCACCTCATCCACGTGAGCCAGCGCGACTACCTGCGCCGGATGACGAAGTTCCTGTCCCCCATCATGTTCTGACGGTCAGCAGCCTGCTGGATTCCGGGTGCAGTGCGGCCAGGATGGACCGCTGCCGGCCCCGCAGTGGTCGCAGGTTCGGCAGCGGTGCCGTCGCCGGGGCCTGCTCGCTGCGTACTGCGCACACCGCGGTGACATCCGGTTGCGACGGCGCCCCGGTGAGCTCGACGGCGGTCCACACCTCGGTTTCCACGGTGGCCCGAAGCTCGTCGAGCGTCTGATCCAGGCCGCCGTCGGTGGGCACGGCGTAACACGTGAGGAAGCCGCGGGCGCCGTCGGAGACGGCGCGCCACCGCTCCCTGGCCTCCGGTCCGACGAGTTCGGGGACGTCGACGTCGGTGGTCGCCACGGGGTAGCCGAGCTCACGCAGGTGATCGGCCAACCGGCGCAACGTCACCTCCGCGGTCTCCCGCAACGGCAGGTCGGGCGAGCGCGCCTGCAGCGCAGCCATGTTGACCGCGGCCGACAGCGTGAGGCTCACCCAGGTGGCCCGGCCGGCGGCCGTGTCCCGCCGGGTCACCCGGACCGCGTCGCAGCGCACCCCGTAGCGATCGAGGTAGCCGGCCAGGATGTCCAACGGCAGCTCCTGCCCGGGATCGGAGTGCACCCGCAGCACCGCGGTGGTGCGGGCGTCGGTCTCGGCGTGCTCCACCTGATGCCGCGGGGCTTCGGATGAGCGCAGCAGTGCGATCCGCCTGCGCAGCAGCGTGGTGACGAAGGCACCCCGCCACCGGGCGAATACGATGACCACCAACGCGGCGGCGATCCCGAGCAACCACCAGTCGAAGGTGCTGCGCCACGGATAGGCCATCATCGCCGGGATCCCCACCAGCAAGGCCAGCGTCAGTCGGCCCGTCATCGAGATGTCTCCTTCCGTCGCTGAACCACCAACGCGGTGGCAACGACCACGAGCGCCAGGGCGGCGGTGCCACCCAGGGCGATGGTGCGCGGCAGGTGATCCGCCGGGGGCGGCGCCGCGGGGGCCGCGACCCGCGCGACGCCCGCGCTCCGGGGTTCCGGCAGCTGCCAGGTCAGCGCCGCCACCGGATCGACGATGCCCGCGCCCACCAGATTCGACGGGCTCTGCGCACCGCCGCGCGCGGTGGCCGTCAACCGTTCGATCACTTGCGCCGCGGGCATCTCCGGAAACCGGCTGCGGACCAGGGCGGCCACCCCCGCCACATAGGCGGCGCTGTAACTGGATCCGTGGATGGGGGCCATCCCGTCGCGACCGTCCGGAACGCCGTCGGCCAACTCCCCGTCGCCGGCGTTGCTGACCGAGACGATGTTCTGCCCCGGTGCGGCGATTCCCACCCACGGCCCGGACATGGTGAACGGGGACGGTTGCCCCTGGGGTGTCACCGCCCCCACCGACAACACATACGGCTGCCACGACGACGGCAGCGACACCGATACCACCCCCGCCCAGTTCCGGGGATCCTCGGGGGCTACGTTGCTGGACAACGGGTTCGGTGCACATGCCAGACCGCTGCTGGAGCCGGCGTCGCCGGCCGCCGCCACGATGACGGCGTCGCGTTCCACGGCCGCATAGCGCAGGGCCGCACCCAGCGGGTTCTGGTCTATGGTGCTGTCAGGACCCAGGCACGTGACCGTCGAGATGGTGATGACCCGAGCCCCCTGGTCAGCGGCGCGCACCACCGCGCGGGCCAGCGAGTCGACGGCGATGGTGGCGCTCTGGGCGTCCTGGTCATCCCCGGGGTTGGTGGGGGCGTACCGGGCCGACGTCTGCCGCAGGGCGAGCACCCGGGCGGCGGGGGCGACCCCGGAAAAGCCGCCGGGTCCGGGTTGCCCGGCGATGATGCCGGCCACCAGGGTGCCCTGGCCGTCGCAGTCGGTGAGTCCGTCGGTGTTGGCCACGTAGTCCCCACCACCGTCGACGTTGGGCAGCCGCGGGCCCGGTTGCACCCCGGTGTCCAGGACAGCGACCGTCTGCCCCTCGCCGCGGGAGAATCGCCACGCGCCAGTCAGATTCAGCACGGTCTGGGCGGCGGGCACAGCGGCAGCGTCGAAGTCGGGGGTGCGGCCAGTGAGGACGCACTCACCGCGCTGCGACATCGGTGTCTCCGGGCCCGCGGTGCCCGGCGGCGCAGCGAAGTTCGGGTCGACGTCCGGCGGGGTGATGGCCCAGGCACTCGGGCAGCCGGCAAGCGTCACCGCTGCCGCGACGGCCGCACACCGGAGTCCGAGCCGGGTCATCGATCCAGGATCCAGGTGAAGATCCCCACCAGGTAGGCCATCACCGGGATCAGTGAGGCGTCCACCGCGGACGCCAGGAATCCGACCAGGCGTCGCATCGGCAGCGAATAGCTCTCGGCGGAGGCGAGTTTCGGGTTGGCTGCCACGAAGACCCAGCACGCCACCAGACCCAGCAGCACCGCCGCGGCCCACAGCGCGGCAAAGTACCGGCCCTGGGTGATGAACACCGCCAGCAGGATCACCGTCACCAGGTGCGGCTGGGCCAGCAGCCACGCCTTGCACGCCACGGTGTCCCAGACCCGGGCCCGCAGCACGGCGGCCACCCCGGTGGCCACCACCACGTACCACGCCCACAGGCTGGGCGATTCCGGGCGTCCACCCAGCGCAACCGCCCCGAGCACCGACAGCACCGTTGCGCCCGCGATGAACCCGGTCTGGTGTGCCTCGCTGATGCGCACGCGGCGCGGCAGGTCACGCAACACCGACACCGGCGGCGCCGACGGCGTGGGATCACCGGGCGCCGGGATGACCGGCAGTGGCAGCCGCGCCCACATGGCGGACAACTGCGCGGCCTGCACGGTCACCAGCAGCGCCGCGACGATCAGCCCGCAGCCCAGCGACAGCAGCGGCAGCGTCGGCCACAGCACCGAAACACCGGCTGCCAGAACAACTCCGGCGCCCACCACGGTGGCGGCGGTGAAGAAGGCCCGGGAGGCCGTCGCCTCCGCCGGCGCCAGGATGACGCTGATCAGTGACCAGGCCGTCACGCCGGCGGCGGCCAGCAGCACCTGGGCCGCCCCGAGGTCACCGGGCACGGCAAGGTAGAACGCCGCCCCGATGGGCGCCAACGCCGCGATCGCGACCTCCACGGCGGCGTCCTGCGCGCGAGCCCGCAGCAGCAGTGCCGCCACCGCGGTGACGGCCGCCAGCACCGCGACGGC from Mycolicibacterium tokaiense includes the following:
- a CDS encoding SLC13 family permease, whose amino-acid sequence is MTAQLIALAIFVAVFAIAAVRNVNIGIVMFPVACIVGLFLADLSLSDIISGFPLSILVLLVGVTYFFGIAHSNGTIDWLIQASLARVGNRDALFPAVFFALTALISAMGAPLGGLVMAPMGMSIAHKRGIDPMLMALAMGCGLSAGAFAPTSLFGIITWGTAAEAGIELSPLLLFGVAAALNLVLLVVAYLLFGRRKRENVEAPAFSEAMVARGAALPQYGGSTLDIDGPDNDDDLKAPGRPTGMQVLTIAMMVVLVGAVVVMSLLGLTPDIGVLGFGLGAAAALMDANSGKKAMSRIDWGSVLLVGGIITYVGVLTEMGVVDMLGEGAVHLGSPLVAAVLLCAAAGLISAFASTTGMLAALVPLALPLIAEGGIPGWALICAIGVCASIVDVSPFSTVGATYVATTVDEEARPRMTKLLTRWGLSMVVIGPVALTLVLILPGMAFS
- a CDS encoding acyl-CoA synthetase; the protein is MTETLLRALRDRAEDRFVTVDGETLSHRALYDAASGFAAAVLGNGDAPVVAVCAVPTMTTVVAVTGALLGGVPVVPVPPDAGTAEVAHIVTDSGATCWVGPPRDGVDLPVLEPGSAGDGALPAQTGAPERPAMILYTSGTTGAPKGVLLSRNAIAAGIEGLADAWSWTAEDTVVHGLPLFHTHGLILGVIGSLHLGSQLIHTGKPTPERYAAAGGTMYFGVPTVWARIVRDEAAAGALASARLLVSGSAPLPVPVFQRLAELTGLAPVERYGMTETMITLSTRADGERRPGWVGMPIAGAQTRIQSDDGQPVPHDGESIGRLQVRGTMLFDGYLNLPDVTAACWTDDGWFVTGDLAAIDESGFHRIVGRESVDLIKSGGYRIGAGEIETSLLARSEVHEVAVIGMADDDLGQRIVAYVVSETGSGSEELAEQLIAHVADDLSWHKRPREVRFVSSLPRNAMGKVQKKALM
- a CDS encoding PaaI family thioesterase, whose translation is MTDSYAQFLGVEVENFGNGHATATLTIGGDHLNPHRTAHGALLYSVIGSALAAAANNDTHSGVVSSIHVDYLAPAYEGDQLVAVAELAERAAREDIFAIRLTRPADAVTVARASGRATRREKKPA
- a CDS encoding HNH endonuclease signature motif containing protein gives rise to the protein MGTSAVADREAMLAALTQMEQLQAQMNSLSIDGFTALELLDLQQRRETLAWQQPVLDHKVYQRLRAECTPKELGASSFTKVLAARLRISEAEAFRRLKNAELLGPRTALTGETLPPALPNVAAAQAKGQLGPEHVSEIKSFFRTLPQSVDFQAREAAETDLARHACTLGVDGFAAVADRLKYLLDQDGTFTDTDRQARRGLRRGKQRPDGMVPFSGYLTPEAAATWEAVEAKLAAPGMCNPADDAPQVNGEPDPEVAAKDARTQSQRNHDAFLAAGRAILASQELGQHKGLPATIIIRTELKDLEKAAGHGLTAGGTLIPMRDVIRMASHAYLWLALFDDKGVPLHLGRTRRVASPGQRIVLLAQHRGCTAPGCTADGYHSEVHHANKDWKDGGNTDVTDLTLACGPDNRMVETTGWTTRNRPEDGITEWIPPKALDCGQSRTNPYHHPDRILAPDEPEDEDPPGDDP
- a CDS encoding trans-aconitate 2-methyltransferase codes for the protein MWNPDVYLAFADHRGRPFFDLTARIDAKQPRRVVDLGCGPGNLTATLAQRWPQARIEALDSSPEMVAAARERGIDAAVGSVTEWEPAADTDVVISNAVLHWIPDHAELVVRWARELAPGAWLAFQVPGNFEAPSHRALQEVARRDTFAEALRDIPFQDSVTAAPEVYAELLTDAGCAVDAWETTYVHELTGQTPVLDWITGSALTAVKSRLSEEAWQQYRAELAPLLAQAYPARPDGRTFYPFRRIFVVARKA
- a CDS encoding amidohydrolase family protein, which translates into the protein MGEAEEVRRIWESLGLPGIIDVHTHFMPKPVMDKVWQYFDAQGPLIGRPWPITYRADEAQRVRTLREFGVWAFTSLVYPHKPDMAAWLNQWAAQFAARTPDCLATATFYPEPGAGDYVHAAIAAGTRVFKVHIQVGDFEPNDPLLDACWGAIEDAGIPVVIHCGSGPVPGNYTGAAPIARLLRRYPRLPLVIAHMGMPEYGEFLDLCLTHEFVRLDTTMAFTGFSEEMMPFSPDLTPKLRDAGERILFGSDFPNIPYRYAEALRAITERPGVDDAWARGVLFGNAAALFGLE
- a CDS encoding alpha/beta hydrolase family protein, translating into MTDPIDPPIPILDVPGADAGRRGLPARSQLTAVQRATVDLSVMADLGLRTAVASMIGAAMLPTMVSELFRRSTMSREREALKFYADLAAAKDPKVSFPAPPEAPVVTARRANPLAQWVAHGDVHNLSFPSSFRAINPELRELWNGLERNNTVRAQHWRHGDGPRPTLCVIHGFMGSAYLANGLFFSLPWFFKSGYDVLLYLMPFHGQRAEKGSPFSGFGIFANGMAGFAETMAQAIHDFRSVLDHLEASGVPKVAVTGLSLGGYTSALAASVDHRIQAVIPNVPVVTPEAAFDDWWPANKLVSVGRHSSGVSREASVAASAFHSPLNYPPLVPKDRRLIITGLGDRLAPPEQAEALWEHWDRCALHWFPGNHLIHVSQRDYLRRMTKFLSPIMF
- the eccE gene encoding type VII secretion protein EccE, with amino-acid sequence MTGRLTLALLVGIPAMMAYPWRSTFDWWLLGIAAALVVIVFARWRGAFVTTLLRRRIALLRSSEAPRHQVEHAETDARTTAVLRVHSDPGQELPLDILAGYLDRYGVRCDAVRVTRRDTAAGRATWVSLTLSAAVNMAALQARSPDLPLRETAEVTLRRLADHLRELGYPVATTDVDVPELVGPEARERWRAVSDGARGFLTCYAVPTDGGLDQTLDELRATVETEVWTAVELTGAPSQPDVTAVCAVRSEQAPATAPLPNLRPLRGRQRSILAALHPESSRLLTVRT
- the mycP gene encoding type VII secretion-associated serine protease mycosin produces the protein MTRLGLRCAAVAAAVTLAGCPSAWAITPPDVDPNFAAPPGTAGPETPMSQRGECVLTGRTPDFDAAAVPAAQTVLNLTGAWRFSRGEGQTVAVLDTGVQPGPRLPNVDGGGDYVANTDGLTDCDGQGTLVAGIIAGQPGPGGFSGVAPAARVLALRQTSARYAPTNPGDDQDAQSATIAVDSLARAVVRAADQGARVITISTVTCLGPDSTIDQNPLGAALRYAAVERDAVIVAAAGDAGSSSGLACAPNPLSSNVAPEDPRNWAGVVSVSLPSSWQPYVLSVGAVTPQGQPSPFTMSGPWVGIAAPGQNIVSVSNAGDGELADGVPDGRDGMAPIHGSSYSAAYVAGVAALVRSRFPEMPAAQVIERLTATARGGAQSPSNLVGAGIVDPVAALTWQLPEPRSAGVARVAAPAAPPPADHLPRTIALGGTAALALVVVATALVVQRRKETSR
- the eccD gene encoding type VII secretion integral membrane protein EccD, with protein sequence MSESTTYPLTPGHTPVLPIVRVAILSERRLTEVALPAELPLREILPAVHRLLPGDAADVTPRQVSLAPIGGAPFSLDASLDTVGVVDGDLLAVAPIPVGPAAPGIVEDIADAAVIFSSSRLRPWGIQHVRLAARTAVVATILAITALAVTHTLATASPYGLYAVAVLAAVTAVAALLLRARAQDAAVEVAIAALAPIGAAFYLAVPGDLGAAQVLLAAAGVTAWSLISVILAPAEATASRAFFTAATVVGAGVVLAAGVSVLWPTLPLLSLGCGLIVAALLVTVQAAQLSAMWARLPLPVIPAPGDPTPSAPPVSVLRDLPRRVRISEAHQTGFIAGATVLSVLGAVALGGRPESPSLWAWYVVVATGVAAVLRARVWDTVACKAWLLAQPHLVTVILLAVFITQGRYFAALWAAAVLLGLVACWVFVAANPKLASAESYSLPMRRLVGFLASAVDASLIPVMAYLVGIFTWILDR